CCTCACCGCCATCTTCGGCGAGTTCGACTCCAGCGCCGGCGAGGTGGCCACAGCCCTCAACGACTTCCCGATAGCCCGATTCCTGTTCGCGCTGGCAGTGGCGTTCGGGGCCCCCATCGTCGAGGAGCTGTGTTACCGGGGGTTGCTGATCACCAGCCTGCTGAAGCGGGGCATGAGCCGCTGGCTGGCGGTGGTGATCAGCGCCGCACTCTTCGCGGTCATGCACCTCGAACCGATCCGTTTCGCGCTGCTCTTCGCGATCGGCCTCATGTTGGGCTGGGCGCGCGTGCACCGGAACAACACCACCACGTCGATCGTGGCCCACATGATCAACAACCTGCCCGGCGCCATCGGCATCCTGTTCCTGCTGTAGTGGCCATGCTGTCTGCAATAGTGGCAACGTGAAGGGACGCGTATTGGTCGTAGACGATGATCCGGCTCTGTCCGAGATGCTGGGGATCGTCCTGCAGGCCGATGGTTTCGAACCGTTCTTCGTCGCCGACGGTGCGCGGGCCCTGGAGGCGTTCCACCACACCCGGCCCGACCTCGTCCTGCTCGACGTGATGCTGCCCGGCAAGGACGGCATCGAGGTGTGCCGGGCGATCCGCGCGGAGAGCGGCGTCCCGATCGTCATGCTGACGGCCAAGACGGACACGGTCGATGTGGTCCTCGGACTGGAGTCCGGTGCCGACGACTACGTGGTCAAGCCGTTCAAGGCCAAAGAACTCATCGCGCGTATCCGCACCCGCCTGCGCCGGCTGGAGGACGCCAAGCCGGAAGTCCTGCACCTTGGTGACCTCACGATCGACGTGGCCGGACACAGCGTGCGCCGCGGGGACACGGCCATCGAGCTGACGCCGCTGGAATTCGACCTGCTCGTGTGCCTGACCCGCAAGCCCTGGCAGGTGTTCAGCCGGGAGGTGCTCCTGCAGGAGGTCTGGGGCTACCGGCATCCCGCCGACACCCGCCTGGTCAACGTGCACGTGCAGCGCCTGCGGTCGAAGATCGAGCGCGACCCGGAGAATCCGGAGCTGGTCCTGACCGTGCGCGGGGTCGGGTACAAGGCGTGCGACGACACGGGCTGACCGGTGTTCACCGCGCTGGCCCACAGGTGGCGCCGCTCGTTGGCCTTCCGCGTCGTCGCGTCGACGCTCGTGGCGGGCACCCTGCTGGTGGGCGTGAGTCTGGGCCTGCTGTTGATCCGGGTCACCAACGGTCTGGTGGACGCCAACACCAGCAAGTCCATCGCAGAGGCCAACGTCGGCCTGGCCGCCGCCCAACAGGTGGTGCTGCAGGCCAGTGAGGGCGGGCCACCGGCACCCAGCGAAGGGCTCGCCGACTCGGTGATGAACGCGCTGCTGACCGGCAGTGAGGGCGGCACGGCCTTCGAGGTGCTCCTGCTCGACGGATCGTCCGCGGCCGATGTTCAACTGCCGGAACGTGGGACGAACCTTGTGCTGGTCGCCAGCGTCCCGACCGACATGCGCACGACGGTGCAGGCCGACGGGCAGGAGGTGTGGACGTTCACCACGGTGCGCTACGTGAACGCACAGGAGGAGCCGGGGCTGGTCGTGGGAGCCCTGCTCCCGCTTGGCGGCGAGACCGCCTATGAGGTGTACTACCTGTTCCCCTACGGCGAACTGCAGGGGACGCTGGACCTGGTCCGGTCCACCGCACTTCTGGCAGGCATCCTGCTGGTGGCCTTGCTGGCGCTGCTGATGTCTCTGATCGCACGCCATGTCGTGCTACCTGTCCGGCAGGCCGCGCGCACCGCAGAACTGCTGCGAGCCGGGCACCTCGAGCAGCGCCTGCCCGTGCGCGGTGAGGACGACCTCGCCGCCCTGGCCCTGTCGTTCAACGACATGGCGGCGTCCCTGCAGACGCAGATCCGGCAGTTGGAGGATCTGTCGAGGCTGCAGCAGCGGTTCGTGTCCGACGTGTCACACGAGCTCCGCACGCCGCTGACGACGGTGCGGATGGCCTCGGACGTCATCTACTCGCAGCGCGCTGAGATCCCCGCCCAGCTCCGGCGCAGCAGCGAGTTGCTGCATGACCAGCTCGACCGGTTCGAACTGCTGCTGGCCGATCTGCTGGAGATCAGCCGGTTCGACGCCGGCGCGGCGCAGCTGGAGACGGAGGCTGTGGACGTCCGCGACATCGTAGGAGGCGCGGTCTCCGCTGCCGAACCGCTGGCGCAATCACGGGGTTCCCGCATCGATCTCGACCTGCCCGACGCTGCCTGCGTGGCTGCCTGCGATTCGCGCCGGATCGAACGCATCCTGCGTAATCTGCTGTCCAATGCGATCGAACACGGTGAGGGCCGGCCGATCGAGGTGCGGGTGGCCGTCGGGGAGGCGGCGGTGGCGGTATCGGTGCGCGACTTCGGCCGCGGACTCGACGACGGCGACCTGGACCGTGTATTCGACCGCTTCTGGCGGGCTGACCCTGCCCGTGCCCGAACCTTGGGGGGCACCGGCTTGGGGCTGTCCATCGCGATGGAGGACACGCGCCTGCACGGCGGCCGGCTCGCAGTGTGGGGCCGGCCGGGGCAGGGGGCGCTGTTCCGGCTCACGCTGCCCCGGGTGGCCGGCCAGGCGCTGCCCAACGCCTCCCCGCTGCCACCCGATCCGACGGTGGTGGAGGGATGAGGGGGCCGGCATCGGTGCTGGCGGCGGCCCTGCTGCTGGCCGGTTGTGCACAGGTGCCCACCAGCGGCCCGGTGGTCGAGGTGGATCAGCAGGTCCCCGAGGTGGGGTCGACCAGCTTCGTGCGAGTGCTGGCCCGCCCACCGCGCAACGGGATGTCCCCCACGCAGATCGTGCAGGGGTTCCTCGATGCCGCATCGGGTTTCGAGGACGACCACTCCGTCGCCAAGATGTACCTGACGCCGGTGGCCGCCCGGCAGTGGCACCCAGCGGCCGGGGCCCGGGTGTACGGCAACGGCACGGAGACCCTCGCCCCGGACGCTGAGGGCGACGTCACGCTGACGGCAGCCCGGGTCGCGGCGATCTCCCCCCGCGGACAGTACGTGCCAGCGCCCTCGGATGCGGTGCTGAACGAGGAATTCGGGCTCGTGCAGCAGGACGGCCAGTGGCGCATCGAGAGCGTCCCCCAGGGCCTGCTGCTGTCCCGGGCGGCGGTCGAACGGTCGTTCCGGGAGTACCAGACGTACTACGTGGCCCAACCGGGCGGCATCCTGGCGCCAGACCCGGTGTTGTTCGTCAGCAGCCGGAGCGACGTCGTCGAGGGTCTCGTGCGGGCGCTGCTGTCCGGCCCCGGCGCCTGGTTGCGGCCATCGGTGGCTACTGGATTCCCGCCGGGGACGACCCTCAACGCAGTGACGGTCAGCGACGGCGTGGTGCAAGTGGACCTCTCGTCGGCCGCCGGTGCCGCCGACGACCTGGCGCGCCAGCAGATGTCGGCGCAGTTGGTGTGGACGTTGCGCCAGGTGCCGTCCATGCGCGGGGTGACGATCACGGTGGACGGGCTGCCACTCACGGTGCCGGGCGCCGAAGTCGTACAGCCGCGCACCTCCTGGCCGCAGTTCGACCCCGACGGGTTGCCGGCCGGTTCCCCCTGGTACCTCATCAGAGGCGGACAGGTGCTGACCATGAACACCGGCACGGTCGCGCAGCAGGTCCCGGGAGCAGCCGGCAGTGGTGATCCCGTGGTCCGGCAGCCGCTGGTCAGTCTGGACGCGTCGGCCATCGCCGCCACCGATGAGACCGGGGGGCTGCTCACCACGGGGACCGCGGACGATGCGAAATGGCGCCGGGCGCGCACGTCGGGGACCAGCGCCGGTGGGTCCTGGGACCGGACCGGATTGCTGTGGCTGCCCGACCCGGATGTCGGGGTCCAGGTGGTCAACGTGCTCGGCACCCAGAAGGTGCCGATCAAGCTGACTCAGGTGCGATCGGTGCAGGTGTCCCGCGACGGGTCCCGGGCCATCGTGGTCGCCGGCCCGCCCGGCGGTGCCATCGCGTACCTCATGCGCGTGGATCGCACGAGCGGTCCGCCGACGCTGTCGTCCCCGCGGGTCCTGGCCACTGGTCCGGTGGTGGCGGCGACCTGGTCGTCGGCGACCGAGGTCTGCCTGCTCGTGACCCCGCCGGACCAGCCGGCGCAGGTGGCCATGGTGGATCTGGGCCTGTATTCCGCGCGGTTGCTCGGCGGCCCGCCGCGGGCGCGCACGGTGGCCGCGGCCCCCGACCGGCCCGTGCTCTCGGGCACCGCCGACGGTCAGATCTGGCAGTTCAACGGCAGCACCTGGACCCCACTGACCGCCGGGCGGCAGCCGCGCTACCCGGGTTGAACGGGCCGGTCGTCCCCAGATCCCGTGTGGGCATTGCGGCCGGTGCCCAGCAGAGAGACGCTTGAGGTATGACCTGGCGTGACGCTGTGCTCGCCACGGCGTTGGGCGCGACCTGTGTGGGCTGCTCCCGTCCCGGCCGGCCCTGGTGCCGGCAGTGCTCCGAGGATCTGCAAGCACGGGTGGATCCGCGCGAACTCGGCACCGACCCGTTGGTCGTCGCGTGCAGCGGCTACGCCGATGTCCTGCCGGCGGCCATCGTCGCCTTCAAGGACCGCGGGGTGCGCGCCCTGCGTCCGCAGTTGGGCGCGGTCCTGGCCGTGGGGCTCATCGCCGTGGTACAGGACCTGGGCCCGGCGGCGGTCGTTCCCGTGCCGTCGGCGCCGGCCGCGGTGCGGCGACGCGGGTTCGACCATATGGCGCAGTTGGCCCGCCATGCCGCCGGCCTGGCCGGGCTGGAATGCCGGTCCGTGCTGCGGGCTAGCAGGCGCCGGGATCAGGCCGGACTGGGATTCGCCGCGCGCCGGCGCAATCTAGCAGGGACCGTCCGGGTCGCCGGGGGATCGGGAGCCGTCATCCTGGTCGACGATGTTCGCACGTCGGGGGCCACGCTGACCGAGTGTGATGGTGTCTTGCGGCGTGGCGGCTACACGCCGTTAGCCCACGTGGTCATCGCCGCAGCGATGCCCGACCCGCCGTGCGGTGTGGACCGGGAACGGGTTAGCGTGAATTGTTCAACGGGGGTGGCACAGAAGGAGGACTGTCGTGAGTGACGTCGCCGAGATCGTGGTGCATGGACGACATGTCGAGGTGTCGCGGCGATTCCGCGAGCACGTCCACAGCAAACTCGAGCGCATCGACAAGTTCGGCATTCCGCTGCGCCGGGTGGACGTGGAGGTCTCCAAGGAGGCCAACCCGCGCCTGGCCGACCGGGCGTTCGAGGTGGAGTTGACCACGCGGGCCAACGGGTCCGTGATCCGCGCGGAAGCCGCTGCCTCCGACAAGTACGCAGCCCTCGACATCGCCTACGGACGCCTCGAGCAGCGCCTTCGCCGGGCCGCTGACAAGACCCGGTTCCACCGGCACGGTGCGGAGGCCGTCCGCAGTCCGCGGGCAGCCGGCCTGGACAATCTGGAGACTCCGCCCGCCGAGGTGGATGCCGTGGCGGACGAGCCGGACGACACCGTCTGGGAGCAGGGCCCGGTCATCGTGCGCGAGAAGAGCCACGAGACGGTGCCGATGACCGTGGAGCAGGCGGTCACCGAGATGGAGATGATCGGCCACGACTTCTTCCTGTTCATCGATGAGAAGTCCGGTGATCCGGCGGTCGTCTACCGCAGGCGCGGTTTCGACTACGGCCTGATCCGCGTGCACACCGCCGACGAGCGTTCCGAGGAGTCCGCCTTACCGCACCGCCCCGGCGTCCCGGACGCACGGTGGTCCTGGATCCGGAGCCGTTGTTCGCCCACGGGGTGTCGTCGGTGCTGTGCGGGTTCGTCAACCCCGATCCGGTGGTCGGGGTGTGGGGATCGTCGATCGCGTGGCCAGGCGCGGCAGGGGTGGCCATCATCGGTGTCCGCCGTCATGCCGACGGCGATACCGAAGTGGTCCTGTCGGCTCTGCGGTCGGGCACCCCCACGATCATGCTCGGCGTGCCGGGGTCCGAGCGCCACGTCGTCGAACTGCTGCGCGCCGGGGCCAAGGAGATCCTGGCGCGCGACTGCGCCACCGCCGATCTGGTGCACGCGGTGCAATCGCTGCGCTGGGACGCGCCCGTGCCGCGCCGGTCGGCCGCGACCGGTCCCACCGACCCGACCGCGCGGGAACTCGAGGTCATCGCGTTACTCGCGCAGGGGATGAGCAACCGGGAGATCGCCACGGCACTGTTCATCAGCGAACACACGGTGCGCAACCACCTCGGTCACGTCTTCGCCAAATTGGGGGTGTCCTCACGGACACAGGCCGTTGTGCGTGCCGGTCAACTCGGCTGGCTTCGACTGCCGGTGTTCTGAGGAGCGAGTCACAGCCACCCGGCCGGCAGCGGGTCGTCCGTGAGGCGGTGGCCTGTCGCCTGCAGGTAGCGGCGGGCAGCCGCTATCGCGGGCGGCGGCGCATCCTTGGAGACCACGTGCAATCCGCTGACCGACCGCACGGCGAGCACCCATCCGCTGTCCATGCCCCCGACCGCCGTGCGCGCCACCCACACCGCGACGGCACTGCTGGCCAGGGGCCGCAGGTCCGGGGGCACATCCGCGGCGGCCACCGGTTGCACCTGCCACTGCCCGGCCACGAGTTCGGGGGCGTCCGCCGGGGCCGTCCAGCCGCCCACGACGCAGTCCACGAGCCGGCCCCGCTGCACCAAGGCCTGCCGGCGGTGGCCCTCGATGGTGAAGCCGGCCTTCGTCGCGACCCGCACGGAGGCATCGTTCCCGGCCAGCGCCTGCCAGTCGATGCGCTGGTAGCCCGCTGCGGCCAACTCCTCGCGCACGGCGACCAGGGCGGCCGTGCCCACCCCGCGCCCCCGCGCCCAGGGCGCCACCCAGTAGCCGATCTCGCCGACGGGTCCGGGCATGGTGGCGCGCGTGTTCCGGACGCCGATGACCCCGTCCAAGCCGGTCACGTCGATCGCCCAGACGTGGTCCTCGCCGGCGCGGGTGCGCAGGAACTCGTGGGCGTCCTCGATCCCGTACGGCTGGGGGATCTGCGTCCACCGGGCGATCTCAGGGTCGGTGCAGGCCCGGGCCAGGGCTTCGGCGTCCGTGGCAAGCAGCGGC
This genomic window from Micrococcales bacterium contains:
- a CDS encoding ComF family protein, yielding MTWRDAVLATALGATCVGCSRPGRPWCRQCSEDLQARVDPRELGTDPLVVACSGYADVLPAAIVAFKDRGVRALRPQLGAVLAVGLIAVVQDLGPAAVVPVPSAPAAVRRRGFDHMAQLARHAAGLAGLECRSVLRASRRRDQAGLGFAARRRNLAGTVRVAGGSGAVILVDDVRTSGATLTECDGVLRRGGYTPLAHVVIAAAMPDPPCGVDRERVSVNCSTGVAQKEDCRE
- a CDS encoding response regulator transcription factor; translation: MLGVPGSERHVVELLRAGAKEILARDCATADLVHAVQSLRWDAPVPRRSAATGPTDPTARELEVIALLAQGMSNREIATALFISEHTVRNHLGHVFAKLGVSSRTQAVVRAGQLGWLRLPVF
- a CDS encoding GerMN domain-containing protein; amino-acid sequence: MRGPASVLAAALLLAGCAQVPTSGPVVEVDQQVPEVGSTSFVRVLARPPRNGMSPTQIVQGFLDAASGFEDDHSVAKMYLTPVAARQWHPAAGARVYGNGTETLAPDAEGDVTLTAARVAAISPRGQYVPAPSDAVLNEEFGLVQQDGQWRIESVPQGLLLSRAAVERSFREYQTYYVAQPGGILAPDPVLFVSSRSDVVEGLVRALLSGPGAWLRPSVATGFPPGTTLNAVTVSDGVVQVDLSSAAGAADDLARQQMSAQLVWTLRQVPSMRGVTITVDGLPLTVPGAEVVQPRTSWPQFDPDGLPAGSPWYLIRGGQVLTMNTGTVAQQVPGAAGSGDPVVRQPLVSLDASAIAATDETGGLLTTGTADDAKWRRARTSGTSAGGSWDRTGLLWLPDPDVGVQVVNVLGTQKVPIKLTQVRSVQVSRDGSRAIVVAGPPGGAIAYLMRVDRTSGPPTLSSPRVLATGPVVAATWSSATEVCLLVTPPDQPAQVAMVDLGLYSARLLGGPPRARTVAAAPDRPVLSGTADGQIWQFNGSTWTPLTAGRQPRYPG
- a CDS encoding HAMP domain-containing histidine kinase, which translates into the protein MFTALAHRWRRSLAFRVVASTLVAGTLLVGVSLGLLLIRVTNGLVDANTSKSIAEANVGLAAAQQVVLQASEGGPPAPSEGLADSVMNALLTGSEGGTAFEVLLLDGSSAADVQLPERGTNLVLVASVPTDMRTTVQADGQEVWTFTTVRYVNAQEEPGLVVGALLPLGGETAYEVYYLFPYGELQGTLDLVRSTALLAGILLVALLALLMSLIARHVVLPVRQAARTAELLRAGHLEQRLPVRGEDDLAALALSFNDMAASLQTQIRQLEDLSRLQQRFVSDVSHELRTPLTTVRMASDVIYSQRAEIPAQLRRSSELLHDQLDRFELLLADLLEISRFDAGAAQLETEAVDVRDIVGGAVSAAEPLAQSRGSRIDLDLPDAACVAACDSRRIERILRNLLSNAIEHGEGRPIEVRVAVGEAAVAVSVRDFGRGLDDGDLDRVFDRFWRADPARARTLGGTGLGLSIAMEDTRLHGGRLAVWGRPGQGALFRLTLPRVAGQALPNASPLPPDPTVVEG
- a CDS encoding GNAT family N-acetyltransferase, whose product is MIRDTLDMPDGRLRPLLATDAEALARACTDPEIARWTQIPQPYGIEDAHEFLRTRAGEDHVWAIDVTGLDGVIGVRNTRATMPGPVGEIGYWVAPWARGRGVGTAALVAVREELAAAGYQRIDWQALAGNDASVRVATKAGFTIEGHRRQALVQRGRLVDCVVGGWTAPADAPELVAGQWQVQPVAAADVPPDLRPLASSAVAVWVARTAVGGMDSGWVLAVRSVSGLHVVSKDAPPPAIAAARRYLQATGHRLTDDPLPAGWL
- a CDS encoding response regulator transcription factor gives rise to the protein MKGRVLVVDDDPALSEMLGIVLQADGFEPFFVADGARALEAFHHTRPDLVLLDVMLPGKDGIEVCRAIRAESGVPIVMLTAKTDTVDVVLGLESGADDYVVKPFKAKELIARIRTRLRRLEDAKPEVLHLGDLTIDVAGHSVRRGDTAIELTPLEFDLLVCLTRKPWQVFSREVLLQEVWGYRHPADTRLVNVHVQRLRSKIERDPENPELVLTVRGVGYKACDDTG